From Dermochelys coriacea isolate rDerCor1 chromosome 8, rDerCor1.pri.v4, whole genome shotgun sequence, the proteins below share one genomic window:
- the UCHL5 gene encoding ubiquitin carboxyl-terminal hydrolase isozyme L5 isoform X4 has product MKGLALSNSEVIRQVHNSFARQQMFEFDAKSSAKEEDAFHFVSYVPVNGRLYELDGLREGPIDLGACNQDDWISAVRPVIEKRIQKYSEGEIRFNLMAIVSDRKMIYEQKIAELQQQLSEEEPMDTDESGNMLSSIQSEVAKYQMLIEEENQKLKRYKIENIRRKHNYLPFIMELLKTLAEHQQLIPLVEKAKEKQNAKKAQEAK; this is encoded by the exons ATGAAAGGTTTGGCACTAAGCAACTCTGAAGTGATTCGGCAGGTTCACAACAGTTTTGCCAG ACAACAAATGTTTGAGTTTGATGCAAAGTCATCAGCAAAAGAAGAAGATGCATTTCACTTTGTAAGCTATGTTCCTGTTAATGGAAGGCTATATGAACTAGATGGACTAAGGGAAGGACCAATTGATTTAG GTGCCTGTAATCAAGATGATTGGATCAGTGCTGTCAGGCCTGTCATAGAGAAACGAATACAAAA ATACAGTGAAGGGGAGATAAGATTTAACCTTATGGCCATTGTGTCTGACAGAAAAATGATATATGAGCAAAAGATAGCAGAACTACAGCAGCAACTTTCAGAG GAAGAGCCAATGGATACAGACGAGAGTGGTAATATGTTAAGTTCTATTCAGTCAGAAGTTGCAAAATATCAGATGTTAATTGAAGAAGAGAACCAAAAACTAAAAAGATACAAG ATTGAAAATATTAGAAGAAAACATAACTACCTGCCTTTCATCATGGAATTGTTAAAAACTTTAGCAGAACACCAACAGTTAATACCACTGGTAGAGAAG gcaaaagaaaaacagaatgccAAGAAAGCTCAGGAGGCCAAGTGA